Proteins from a single region of Trichoplusia ni isolate ovarian cell line Hi5 chromosome 3, tn1, whole genome shotgun sequence:
- the LOC113492173 gene encoding Golgi to ER traffic protein 4 homolog has product MAARGERGVGRVLDKLEASVNSGQYYEAHQMYRTLYFRYLSQKKYEDLLNLLYKGSSLLLQRDQQGSGADLAILLIDVLNKSETEPCSDWIEKLGKLFELMSASIPERESYLTNAVKWSMDNNKKGHPLLHKKIAEVYWKEKKYTAAHRHFLHSCDGSAYATMLVELHTTKGLKSEIDLFIAQPVLQILCLRNVQMANETFNKYTGLHPRINNNKGPPYLFPLLNFLWFLLRAVEQKQANQFKILRNWYAISIKRDPNYSVYLDNIGRIWFGIEIPPDNKNPNSVFGGILKSIIGDADSSDEEGEYVGRNGAAPELD; this is encoded by the exons atggctGCAAGAGGGGAAAGAGGAGTTGGGAGAGTTCTTGATAAGTTAGAAGCTTCTGTGAACTCTGGCCAATACTATGAAGCACATCAAATGTATAGAACCTTATATTTCAG ATATCTTAGTCAAAAGAAATACGAGGATCTATTGAATTTATTGTACAAAGGTTCTTCACTGTTACTACAGCGCGATCAGCAGGGAAGTGGAGCAGACTTAGCAATATTGCTAATAGACGTCTTGAACAAATCAGAAACTGAACCATGCAGCGATTGGATCGAGAAATTAGGAAAGTTATTCGAATTAATGAGTGCTAGTATCCCTGAAAGAGAGTCATATCTTACCAATGCAGTGAAATGGTCCATGGACAATAACAAAAAGGGCCATCCATTACTACACAAG AAAATAGCTGAAGTTTATTGGAAAGAGAAGAAATACACGGCTGCACACAGACATTTCCTGCATTCATGTGATGGTTCAGCATATGCTACTATGCTGGTTGAATTACACACAACAAAGGGACTAAAATctgaaatagatttatttattgctcaGCCCGTTCTACAGATTCTCTGTTTACGGAATGTACAAATGGCGAACGaaacatttaacaaatacaCTGGCCTACATCCTagaattaacaacaataaaggACCACCATACCTATTCCCTTTATTAAATTTCCTGTGGTTCCTATTACGTGCTGTTGAACA AAAACAagcaaatcaatttaaaatattaagaaattggTATGCTATAAGTATTAAAAGGGATCCAAACTACTCTGTTTATCTAGACAACATTGGCCGCATATGGTTTGGTATAGAAATACCACCTGACAATAAGAATCCTAACTCAGTATTTGGAGGAATCCTGAAATCTATAATTGGTGACGCGGACAGTTCTGATGAAGAAGGAGAGTATGTTGGCAGGAATGGTGCTGCCCCAGAATTAGATTGA